One genomic segment of Aliarcobacter cibarius includes these proteins:
- a CDS encoding LytR/AlgR family response regulator transcription factor has protein sequence MKVLIVDDESLALARLKRILNDNNVFDIVEFNDPLEAIKEVSKTKFDAAFLDISMPNFSGLELAEIILNIEPKTFIVFQTAYEEYALDAFKKGGMGYLLKPVEDSELKKTLQKISIYKEEKSVSKKILGKVSDKIYLVELDEIFYIKADLDEIIIRTKDNFVYAKKKIGDIEEILKDKNFFRVHRSYIVNVDKIKSIKSVEQSKLEIFFNGVDEYIVSSKDGAKEFREYLDRKSI, from the coding sequence TTGAAAGTATTAATAGTAGATGATGAAAGTTTAGCATTAGCAAGACTAAAAAGAATTTTAAATGATAATAATGTTTTTGATATTGTAGAGTTTAATGACCCACTTGAAGCTATAAAAGAGGTATCAAAAACAAAGTTTGATGCTGCTTTTTTAGATATTTCTATGCCAAATTTTAGTGGTTTAGAACTAGCAGAGATTATTTTAAATATTGAACCAAAAACATTTATAGTGTTTCAAACTGCTTATGAAGAGTATGCTTTAGATGCTTTCAAAAAAGGTGGTATGGGATATTTGCTAAAACCTGTTGAAGATAGTGAACTAAAAAAGACTTTACAAAAGATTTCAATTTATAAAGAAGAAAAGAGTGTTTCAAAAAAGATTTTAGGAAAAGTTTCTGATAAAATCTATCTAGTAGAGCTTGACGAAATATTCTATATAAAAGCAGATTTAGATGAAATTATTATAAGAACTAAAGATAATTTTGTCTATGCAAAGAAAAAGATAGGTGATATAGAAGAGATATTAAAAGACAAAAATTTCTTTAGAGTTCATAGGTCATATATAGTAAATGTAGATAAAATTAAATCTATAAAAAGTGTAGAACAGTCAAAATTAGAGATATTTTTTAATGGCGTAGATGAGTATATAGTTAGCTCAAAAGATGGTGCAAAAGAGTTTAGAGAGTATCTAGATAGAAAAAGTATATAA
- a CDS encoding TIGR01777 family oxidoreductase has protein sequence MKTVAIAGASGFVGQSLVEYFSKQNYKTVQIKREVLSNASKLDELIESCDIVVNLSGANIINRWSEEYKKLLYSSRINTTKSLVESINRVQTKPKMLISTSAVGIYDNKATYDENGSYSNDFLSNLCQEWEKEAKKVNNGFTKVTIFRFGIVLGKNGGAISKMMLPFKLGLGGIIGSGKQYFSYVHIEDLVRAYHFTIEKELDGVYNLTAPTPTTNYEFTKTFGKILNRPTIFPVPEFVLKLIFSEGAKVLSDGQSAVPKNLLQNGFEFKYRNIEECLKEICNK, from the coding sequence ATGAAAACAGTTGCAATTGCAGGTGCTAGTGGGTTTGTTGGGCAAAGTTTGGTTGAGTATTTTTCAAAACAAAATTATAAAACTGTACAAATAAAAAGAGAAGTTTTAAGTAATGCTTCAAAACTTGATGAGCTTATAGAAAGTTGTGATATTGTTGTAAATCTTAGTGGAGCAAATATTATAAATAGATGGAGTGAAGAGTATAAAAAACTTTTATATAGTAGTCGAATAAACACAACTAAAAGTTTAGTAGAAAGTATTAATAGAGTTCAAACAAAACCAAAAATGCTTATTTCTACTTCGGCAGTTGGAATTTATGATAACAAAGCAACTTATGATGAAAATGGAAGTTATTCAAATGATTTTTTATCAAATCTTTGTCAAGAGTGGGAAAAAGAAGCAAAAAAAGTAAATAATGGATTTACAAAAGTTACAATTTTTAGATTTGGAATAGTTTTAGGTAAAAATGGTGGAGCAATTTCAAAAATGATGTTGCCATTTAAACTAGGTCTTGGTGGAATTATTGGAAGTGGAAAACAATATTTTTCTTATGTTCACATAGAAGATTTGGTTAGAGCTTATCATTTTACTATAGAAAAAGAGCTAGATGGAGTTTATAATCTTACAGCTCCAACTCCAACAACAAATTATGAATTCACTAAAACTTTTGGAAAAATTTTAAATAGACCTACAATATTTCCAGTTCCAGAGTTTGTATTAAAACTTATATTTAGTGAAGGTGCTAAAGTTTTAAGTGATGGACAAAGTGCAGTTCCAAAAAATCTTTTACAAAATGGTTTTGAGTTTAAGTATAGAAATATTGAAGAGTGTTTAAAAGAGATTTGTAATAAGTAG
- a CDS encoding ABC1 kinase family protein — protein sequence MKLAQVLATRSDFFSKEYLDELKELHDKLPKMSKADFEKVFKESFKEKCFKKFENEPIASASIGQVHIAFLEDDTKVAVKLRRKNIEKQVRVDIKILNFFNKLFRPLFSYYTKNSIDAVINEFSSMIKDETNLSIELENLKKFSITYENSGILFPKPYEEFCSQSAIVMSFMEGFRFDDKASLKKYDIDFIQIISKLVNFYTEQMLINGYFHADPHPGNLLVNTNGDLILLDYGMVKNIANDSRVAIIELIDGANRGDFETFVRANKKLGTISYEAPEGLMVEFSQKMFDIFSNDNLSSESMQKLAFEVLESTRDLPFKLPSDAVYILRVSAIIEGLGTTYIENFNGVKDILPILKDNLPKALGIKTTISEIVLDELESIPKFLKNLKYMVAKSSKGELEVLLNKDQLEFIKKDLKDYFGSYLKSLSFILFGMFLVFYDENLKNLALLLVSFGFLRVWFIK from the coding sequence ATAAAACTTGCACAAGTTTTAGCAACTAGGTCTGATTTTTTTTCAAAAGAGTATTTAGATGAGTTAAAAGAGCTTCATGACAAACTTCCAAAAATGTCTAAAGCTGATTTTGAAAAAGTTTTTAAAGAGTCTTTCAAAGAAAAGTGTTTTAAAAAGTTTGAAAATGAGCCAATTGCAAGTGCTTCAATTGGTCAAGTTCATATTGCTTTTTTAGAAGATGATACGAAAGTAGCAGTTAAATTAAGAAGAAAAAATATTGAAAAACAAGTAAGAGTTGATATAAAAATATTAAATTTTTTCAATAAACTTTTTAGACCACTTTTCTCATATTACACAAAAAATTCCATAGATGCTGTTATAAATGAATTCTCAAGTATGATAAAAGATGAAACAAATCTTAGTATTGAACTTGAAAATTTAAAAAAGTTTTCTATTACTTATGAAAATAGTGGAATTTTATTTCCAAAACCTTATGAAGAGTTTTGTTCTCAAAGTGCTATTGTTATGAGTTTTATGGAAGGATTTAGATTTGACGACAAAGCTTCTTTAAAAAAATATGATATTGATTTTATACAAATTATTTCAAAACTAGTAAATTTTTATACAGAACAGATGCTAATAAATGGATATTTTCATGCAGATCCTCACCCTGGAAATCTACTTGTAAATACAAATGGAGATTTGATTTTACTTGATTATGGAATGGTTAAAAATATCGCAAATGATTCAAGAGTTGCAATAATTGAGTTAATTGACGGTGCAAATAGAGGTGATTTTGAAACCTTTGTAAGAGCAAACAAGAAGCTGGGAACTATTAGCTATGAAGCACCAGAAGGTTTAATGGTAGAGTTTAGTCAAAAAATGTTTGATATTTTCTCAAATGATAATCTATCTAGTGAATCTATGCAAAAATTGGCATTTGAAGTTTTAGAAAGTACAAGAGATTTACCTTTTAAACTACCAAGTGATGCTGTTTATATACTTAGAGTTAGTGCAATAATTGAAGGTTTAGGAACTACATATATAGAAAATTTTAATGGTGTAAAAGATATTTTACCAATTTTAAAAGATAACCTTCCAAAAGCCCTAGGAATTAAAACTACTATTTCTGAAATAGTTTTAGATGAGTTAGAATCAATACCAAAATTTTTAAAAAATCTAAAATATATGGTTGCAAAAAGTTCAAAGGGTGAACTTGAAGTACTTTTAAATAAAGATCAACTGGAATTTATAAAAAAAGATTTAAAAGATTATTTTGGCTCATATTTAAAATCTTTATCTTTTATTCTATTTGGAATGTTTTTAGTTTTTTATGATGAAAACTTAAAAAATTTGGCTTTACTTTTGGTTTCTTTTGGATTTTTAAGAGTTTGGTTTATCAAGTAG
- a CDS encoding putative DNA modification/repair radical SAM protein codes for MKTDIYGKMEILANSAKYDVSCSSSGVETSYKKGELGATHTSGICHTFTPDGRCVSLLKVLLTNICIYDCAYCINRVSNDIPRAVFSPRELADITINFYKRNYIEGLFLSSGIVKNEDHTMTLILKALKILRYEYKFNGYIHVKLIPGCSMELIEEIVKLANRVSSNIELPSDKSLKLLAPNKTKEKVLQPLKFARDLSLAKEQKPIGMSTQLIVGATPESDRDILKLSSALYDKALLKRVYYSAYIPVNNDKNLPSVVTKPPLLREHRLYQADWLLRFYNFSYDEIVTDEFPNLDEELDPKTFWALNNLKYFPMEINTASKEELLRIPGIGARGVMKILSARRFKKLTFDDLKKLKISIKKAKFFITCNKDFQKEVPFYRENLKLALLKPEPKKLVQPTLFDVSSITGEL; via the coding sequence ATGAAAACAGATATTTATGGAAAAATGGAAATTTTAGCAAACAGTGCGAAATATGATGTATCTTGTAGCTCTAGTGGAGTTGAAACTTCATACAAAAAAGGAGAATTAGGAGCAACTCATACAAGCGGAATTTGTCATACTTTTACTCCTGATGGAAGATGCGTGTCACTACTTAAAGTACTACTTACAAACATTTGTATATATGATTGTGCATATTGTATAAATCGTGTTTCAAATGATATTCCAAGAGCTGTTTTTAGCCCAAGAGAACTTGCAGATATTACAATCAATTTTTATAAAAGAAACTATATAGAAGGACTTTTCTTAAGCTCTGGAATAGTTAAAAATGAAGACCACACAATGACTTTGATTTTAAAAGCTTTGAAAATTTTGCGATACGAATATAAATTCAATGGATATATTCATGTAAAACTAATTCCTGGTTGTTCTATGGAATTGATTGAAGAGATTGTAAAACTAGCAAATAGAGTAAGTTCAAACATAGAGCTTCCTAGCGATAAATCTCTAAAACTTCTAGCACCAAATAAAACTAAAGAAAAGGTTTTGCAACCTTTGAAATTTGCAAGAGATTTAAGCCTAGCAAAAGAGCAAAAACCAATAGGAATGAGTACTCAACTAATAGTTGGGGCAACACCTGAAAGTGATAGAGATATACTTAAACTTAGCTCTGCACTTTATGATAAAGCTTTGCTAAAGAGGGTTTATTATAGTGCTTATATTCCAGTAAATAATGACAAAAATCTTCCTTCAGTTGTTACAAAACCTCCATTACTTAGAGAACATAGACTTTACCAAGCTGATTGGTTACTTAGATTTTATAACTTTTCTTATGATGAGATAGTTACAGATGAATTTCCAAATTTAGATGAAGAACTAGACCCAAAAACATTTTGGGCTTTAAATAACTTAAAATACTTTCCTATGGAAATAAATACCGCTTCAAAAGAAGAACTTTTAAGAATTCCTGGAATTGGAGCTAGAGGTGTTATGAAAATTTTAAGTGCTAGAAGATTTAAAAAATTAACATTTGACGATTTAAAAAAACTAAAAATCTCTATAAAAAAAGCAAAATTTTTTATCACTTGCAATAAAGATTTTCAAAAAGAAGTTCCATTTTATAGAGAAAATCTAAAATTAGCATTACTAAAACCTGAACCAAAGAAACTGGTTCAGCCAACACTTTTTGATGTTAGTTCAATTACAGGTGAATTATGA
- a CDS encoding DUF523 and DUF1722 domain-containing protein: MILGVSSCLLGNMCRYDGHGAKDEFVFDSLKEYFTLLPYCPENSIWGAPREAIRQVSIDGEVKIFTSTKEPKDVSDVLEVACEKMALKACNDDLCGFVLKSASPSCGMERVKVYQPLNAPSIKNGVGVFAKKLKEKMPNLPMEEEGRLNDAWLRENFLMQVYSYADLKNLLKKEKKISTLVEFHTSYKYLIYSKSQNSYKILGKIVANSEKKDIEELYKDYEAEFLKAIATKSTLNKTYNILLHIFGYFKKHITKEEKVDILESMYDFKNRVIPLISVIKIFNLYINRFDIVYLKNQKFLNPYPSKLALRSDLKAYK; this comes from the coding sequence ATGATTTTGGGAGTTTCTTCTTGTTTACTAGGAAATATGTGTAGATATGATGGTCACGGTGCGAAAGATGAGTTTGTATTTGATAGCTTAAAAGAGTACTTTACTCTTTTACCGTATTGTCCTGAAAATTCAATTTGGGGAGCTCCTAGAGAGGCAATTAGACAAGTTTCAATAGATGGAGAGGTTAAAATATTTACATCTACAAAAGAACCAAAAGATGTAAGTGATGTACTAGAAGTTGCTTGTGAAAAAATGGCTTTAAAAGCTTGTAATGATGACTTGTGTGGATTTGTTTTAAAATCTGCTTCTCCTTCTTGTGGAATGGAGAGAGTTAAAGTTTATCAACCTTTAAATGCACCATCAATTAAAAATGGAGTTGGAGTTTTTGCAAAAAAACTAAAAGAAAAAATGCCAAATTTACCAATGGAAGAAGAGGGTAGATTAAATGATGCTTGGCTTAGAGAAAATTTCTTGATGCAAGTTTACTCTTATGCTGATTTAAAAAATTTACTAAAAAAAGAGAAAAAAATCTCAACTTTGGTAGAATTTCACACTTCATACAAATATTTAATATATTCAAAATCACAAAATTCTTACAAAATCTTAGGAAAAATAGTAGCAAATAGCGAAAAAAAGGATATTGAAGAACTTTATAAAGATTATGAAGCAGAATTTTTAAAAGCAATAGCTACAAAGTCAACTTTAAATAAAACTTACAATATTTTACTTCATATTTTTGGTTATTTTAAAAAACATATAACAAAAGAAGAAAAAGTTGATATTTTAGAAAGCATGTACGATTTTAAAAATAGAGTAATTCCTCTAATTAGTGTAATTAAGATATTTAATTTATATATAAATAGATTTGATATAGTTTATTTAAAGAATCAGAAATTTTTAAATCCATATCCATCAAAACTTGCACTTAGAAGTGATTTGAAGGCATATAAATGA
- a CDS encoding TIGR03915 family putative DNA repair protein: protein MILVYDGTFEGFLSLVYEVYYKKLKPIKIYRTLPNEMIFDDIIKIDTTKEEYEKVLNALKIKFPNEMIEKILNIFMCDSKDFELALLEYIIIGFKESKQLFNINNSCVFYLNSLEKELFRNVHKMTGFIRFEELEDKTLYAKIESKFNVVYFLGKHFLKRFNNQNFIIHDINRKLAFIKIENDFSIQEVAYFDEPIYSSNEEKFQKLWKSFFKGVTINERTNLKLQTQMVPLLYRTYMSEFKNQTT, encoded by the coding sequence ATGATTTTAGTTTATGATGGAACTTTTGAAGGTTTTTTATCTTTAGTTTATGAAGTTTATTATAAAAAATTAAAACCCATAAAAATATACAGAACTCTTCCAAATGAGATGATTTTTGATGATATTATAAAAATAGATACAACAAAAGAAGAATATGAAAAAGTTTTAAATGCACTAAAAATAAAATTTCCAAATGAGATGATTGAAAAAATTCTAAATATTTTTATGTGTGATTCAAAAGATTTTGAGCTAGCTCTTTTAGAGTATATTATTATTGGTTTCAAAGAGTCAAAACAACTATTTAATATAAATAACTCTTGTGTTTTTTATCTAAACTCTCTTGAAAAAGAGTTATTTAGAAATGTTCATAAAATGACAGGTTTTATAAGATTTGAAGAGCTAGAAGATAAGACTTTGTACGCTAAAATTGAATCAAAATTTAATGTAGTTTATTTTTTAGGAAAACATTTTCTAAAAAGATTTAACAACCAAAATTTCATAATTCATGACATAAATAGAAAACTTGCTTTTATAAAAATAGAAAATGATTTTTCTATACAAGAAGTTGCTTACTTTGATGAACCAATCTACTCTTCAAATGAAGAAAAATTCCAAAAACTTTGGAAAAGTTTTTTCAAAGGTGTAACTATAAATGAAAGAACAAATTTAAAGCTTCAAACTCAAATGGTTCCACTACTTTATAGAACTTATATGAGTGAATTTAAGAATCAAACTACTTGA
- a CDS encoding cryptochrome/photolyase family protein — MKQILWFRRDLRIIDNEILSSAKGEVLPIFIFDKNILQNLPNNDKRVTFIHKSVYELKENLKKIGLDLALFFDTPTNVFTKLKKQGFDEILTSIDFDSYAKKRDDEIEKIIPLRRFLDSYLINPKDILKSDKTPYKVFTPFYNSLEPLHQSNYIKEFEVSKNINKVDFDYSFFPSLDELGFEKQDLPNFLYKTADELICDFSKKIRNYQENRDFFYLDVGSNLSVHLRFGLISPKMVFNKIKKLQAPKKEIDFFIRELIWREFYNYILYHFPKSEFENLNGINVNWNQNEEDFQKWCEGNTGVPIIDASMRHLNSTGLMHNRLRMIVASYLVKNLLVDWKKGEAYFAQKLLDYEASSNIGSWQWAASTGVDAVPYFRVFNPYLQSKKFDNEALFIKTVLKELKDVEPKKIHNENGVQEDIFLTYPKQIVSINYSRDRAILEFKRANCEKV, encoded by the coding sequence ATGAAACAAATTTTGTGGTTTAGAAGAGATTTAAGAATAATTGATAATGAAATACTTTCATCTGCAAAAGGTGAAGTATTACCAATATTTATTTTTGATAAAAATATTTTACAAAATCTTCCAAATAATGACAAAAGAGTAACATTTATTCATAAAAGTGTTTATGAGTTAAAAGAGAATTTAAAGAAAATAGGGCTTGATTTAGCACTATTTTTTGATACTCCGACAAATGTTTTTACAAAGTTAAAGAAACAAGGATTTGATGAAATTTTAACATCTATTGATTTTGATAGTTATGCAAAAAAAAGAGATGATGAAATTGAAAAAATAATACCTCTTAGAAGATTTTTAGATTCATACTTGATTAATCCAAAAGATATTTTAAAAAGTGATAAAACACCATACAAAGTTTTCACACCATTTTATAATTCTTTAGAACCACTTCATCAATCAAATTATATAAAAGAGTTTGAAGTTTCAAAAAATATAAATAAAGTAGATTTTGATTATAGTTTTTTTCCTAGCTTAGATGAATTGGGATTTGAAAAACAAGATTTACCTAATTTTTTATATAAAACAGCAGATGAATTGATCTGTGATTTTTCAAAAAAAATAAGAAATTATCAAGAAAATAGAGATTTCTTTTATCTTGACGTTGGTTCAAATTTATCTGTTCATTTAAGATTTGGACTTATTTCTCCTAAAATGGTTTTTAATAAAATAAAAAAACTGCAAGCTCCTAAAAAAGAGATAGATTTTTTTATAAGAGAGCTTATTTGGAGAGAATTTTACAACTATATTTTATATCATTTTCCAAAATCAGAATTTGAAAATCTAAATGGTATAAATGTAAATTGGAATCAAAATGAAGAAGATTTTCAAAAGTGGTGTGAAGGAAATACTGGTGTTCCAATAATTGATGCTAGTATGAGACATCTAAATAGTACAGGACTTATGCACAATCGTTTAAGAATGATAGTTGCATCATATTTAGTAAAAAACTTGTTAGTTGATTGGAAAAAAGGTGAGGCTTATTTTGCACAAAAACTTTTGGATTACGAAGCTAGTTCAAATATAGGTTCTTGGCAGTGGGCTGCTAGTACAGGAGTTGATGCAGTTCCTTATTTTAGAGTTTTTAATCCATATTTACAATCAAAAAAATTTGATAATGAAGCACTATTTATAAAAACGGTTTTAAAAGAGTTAAAAGATGTTGAACCAAAAAAAATTCATAATGAAAATGGAGTACAAGAAGATATCTTTTTAACTTATCCAAAACAAATTGTATCAATTAATTATTCAAGAGATAGAGCTATTTTAGAGTTTAAAAGGGCTAATTGTGAAAAAGTTTGA
- a CDS encoding EAL domain-containing protein: MATTACIKCHTLPSFDDSNSKVVFGFEVVELCKKFRNYLDENRIDYLKEDSLTVILKSVCLVDFLSTLLSKSIFKKHEREAICILSLNENEEFHYSKIRDVKSLEKYKNLISASELSNLLTKGGLTAHFQPILDIENNTIYGYETLARGVNDDGTLVYPDKLFKWAKDGDMLFYLDRACRESSLKTAAIKNIRAKVFINFIPTAIYDPNHCLQSTVKWANSLEFDPKNVIFEVVESENVEDIEHLKNILNFYKSKGFMIALDDVGSGYSSLNMIVQLHPDIVKIDREIIKDIDKNKANQSVFGAIVKIAKDNNIIVLAEGIETKEEFLYLKENGASLAQGYYFAKPSSEPIRKINF; encoded by the coding sequence ATGGCTACAACAGCTTGTATAAAGTGTCATACATTACCATCGTTTGATGATTCAAATTCAAAAGTTGTATTTGGTTTTGAAGTTGTTGAACTATGTAAAAAGTTTAGAAATTATTTAGATGAGAATAGAATAGATTACTTGAAAGAAGATAGTTTAACAGTAATCTTAAAATCTGTATGTTTGGTTGATTTCTTGAGTACTCTTCTTTCAAAAAGCATATTTAAAAAACATGAGAGAGAAGCTATTTGTATCCTTAGTTTAAATGAAAATGAAGAGTTTCATTATTCAAAAATTAGAGATGTAAAGAGTTTAGAAAAGTATAAAAATTTGATTTCAGCAAGTGAATTATCTAATCTTTTAACAAAAGGTGGTTTAACTGCACATTTCCAACCAATTTTGGATATAGAAAATAATACAATTTATGGTTATGAAACTCTTGCAAGAGGTGTAAATGATGATGGAACATTAGTTTATCCTGATAAACTTTTTAAATGGGCAAAAGATGGAGATATGCTTTTTTATCTAGATAGAGCTTGTAGAGAGAGTTCTTTAAAAACTGCTGCTATTAAAAATATTAGAGCAAAAGTTTTTATAAACTTTATACCAACGGCAATTTATGATCCAAATCACTGTTTACAATCAACAGTTAAATGGGCAAATTCATTGGAATTTGATCCTAAAAATGTGATATTTGAAGTTGTCGAAAGTGAAAATGTTGAAGATATTGAACATTTAAAAAATATTTTAAATTTTTATAAATCAAAAGGATTTATGATAGCTTTAGACGATGTTGGTAGTGGTTATTCTTCTTTAAATATGATTGTTCAGCTTCATCCTGATATTGTAAAAATCGATAGAGAAATTATAAAAGATATTGATAAAAACAAAGCAAATCAATCTGTATTTGGAGCAATTGTAAAAATTGCAAAAGATAATAATATTATTGTTTTAGCTGAAGGTATAGAGACTAAAGAAGAGTTTTTATATTTAAAAGAAAATGGTGCTTCATTGGCTCAAGGTTATTACTTTGCAAAGCCATCTTCAGAGCCAATTAGAAAAATTAATTTTTAA
- a CDS encoding phytoene desaturase family protein, producing MKKFDLAVVGSGIGGSLISILNKDKDLVLFEKDKNLGGTASTFKRFGNYFNTGATTFVGYEDNHILKDIFDSVNFVPDLIESSYAYRTIINGKIIDRKTNFEEFIESLNTVFYHKNNRYFWQTLKDIDERFWRLKDIYFAKYSLNSYLKSLKTIETLFKEYKFLMFKTAKGFIKEVLGDISKDYQNFIDAQLQITLQSTSKDIPLLSFAIALSYPFHKIFYANGGMGKLFDDMLKDINVKNKEQIKYIKKEKHFYRLISSIDEYLASKVVLNMPVFECSEMFWDKDIQNYYKKFKFYDQSAFVIYLKIDSRKEFLNHYQIILNENIPNSVSKTFFVSFSHKDDEKLSKNGYSVTISCHTKALFWDELSNDEYENKKEITKNFILNELFKNFEDIKKEDIKIDFCATSKTFKRYINRFNCGATPLNLKNIFKIPSSITPFENLYNVGDSVFAGQGWPGVALGAKVLNSNLFR from the coding sequence GTGAAAAAGTTTGATTTAGCTGTTGTTGGAAGTGGAATAGGTGGAAGTTTAATCTCTATTTTAAATAAAGATAAGGATTTAGTTTTATTTGAAAAGGATAAAAATTTAGGAGGAACTGCATCTACGTTTAAAAGATTTGGAAACTATTTTAATACAGGTGCGACTACTTTTGTTGGATATGAAGATAATCATATATTAAAAGATATATTTGATAGTGTAAATTTTGTACCTGATTTAATAGAGAGTTCTTATGCTTATAGAACTATTATAAATGGAAAAATTATAGATAGAAAGACGAATTTTGAAGAGTTTATAGAGAGTTTAAACACTGTTTTTTATCATAAAAACAATAGATATTTTTGGCAGACTTTAAAAGATATTGATGAGAGATTTTGGAGACTTAAAGATATATATTTTGCAAAATATAGTTTAAACTCTTATTTAAAAAGTTTAAAAACTATTGAAACTCTTTTTAAAGAGTATAAATTTTTAATGTTTAAAACAGCAAAAGGTTTTATAAAAGAAGTTCTAGGAGATATCTCAAAAGATTATCAAAATTTTATTGATGCACAACTTCAAATTACTTTGCAATCAACTTCTAAAGATATTCCACTTTTATCTTTTGCAATTGCTTTATCATATCCTTTTCATAAGATTTTTTATGCAAATGGTGGTATGGGAAAACTTTTTGATGATATGTTAAAAGATATAAATGTAAAAAATAAAGAGCAGATAAAATATATAAAAAAGGAGAAACATTTTTATAGATTAATCTCTTCAATAGATGAATATTTAGCTTCAAAAGTTGTTTTAAATATGCCAGTTTTTGAGTGTAGTGAAATGTTTTGGGATAAAGATATACAAAACTATTATAAAAAATTTAAATTTTATGATCAAAGTGCTTTTGTAATTTATCTGAAAATAGATTCAAGAAAAGAGTTTTTAAATCATTATCAAATAATTTTGAATGAAAATATACCAAATTCAGTTTCAAAAACTTTTTTTGTATCTTTTAGTCACAAAGATGATGAAAAATTATCAAAAAATGGATATTCTGTTACGATATCTTGTCACACAAAAGCTCTTTTTTGGGATGAATTATCAAATGATGAATATGAAAATAAGAAAGAGATTACAAAAAATTTTATCCTAAATGAACTATTTAAAAATTTTGAAGATATAAAAAAAGAGGATATCAAAATAGATTTTTGTGCCACTAGTAAGACCTTTAAAAGATATATAAATAGGTTTAATTGCGGTGCAACACCTTTAAATCTTAAAAATATTTTTAAAATTCCAAGCTCTATAACGCCTTTTGAAAATCTATACAATGTAGGAGATTCGGTTTTTGCAGGTCAAGGATGGCCAGGAGTTGCTTTAGGTGCAAAAGTTTTAAACTCAAACTTATTTAGATAA
- a CDS encoding sensor histidine kinase, with amino-acid sequence MLKNELNISVKDWRNILIIGILFGFFQSLIFYFLNPNLQTISTIIFSICTAFFITIFAIVLITFSNRFILPKIQKKFWTALSLFFSFLSGFLGFVLSFFVFHKSNTEVIAFISDFWLNIGVVVGFLTLLIALILHQFVFLKNKNNQIQQEILESKLKSLENELNPHFLFNALNSVSQLIYIDKQKAENAVLQLSKFLRNAINKESLVTLENEIFMVQTYVNIENIRFDNKIVLHIDDYKNLKFVKIPKFSIQLLVENGIKHGYLGKELNIFIKFDNNIIKVSNDGKKSSNIKFKTGLSNLENRLRLLNIGELDFSVEKENMVFCIILKDKN; translated from the coding sequence ATGCTAAAAAATGAACTAAATATATCTGTAAAGGATTGGAGAAATATTTTAATAATTGGAATACTATTTGGATTTTTTCAATCTTTAATATTTTATTTTCTAAACCCAAATTTACAAACTATTTCTACAATTATATTTAGTATTTGTACAGCTTTTTTTATAACTATTTTTGCAATAGTTTTAATTACTTTTTCAAATAGATTTATTCTTCCTAAAATTCAAAAAAAGTTTTGGACAGCTTTGAGCCTTTTTTTCTCTTTTTTATCTGGTTTTTTAGGTTTTGTTTTATCATTTTTTGTTTTTCACAAATCAAATACAGAAGTAATAGCATTTATAAGTGATTTTTGGTTAAATATTGGTGTTGTAGTAGGTTTTTTAACTCTTCTAATAGCATTGATATTGCATCAATTTGTATTCTTAAAAAATAAAAATAATCAAATACAACAAGAGATTTTAGAATCAAAACTAAAATCACTAGAAAATGAGTTAAATCCACATTTTTTATTTAATGCTCTAAACTCAGTTTCACAGCTAATATACATAGATAAACAAAAAGCTGAAAATGCTGTACTACAGTTGTCGAAGTTTTTAAGAAATGCTATAAATAAAGAGAGTTTAGTTACACTTGAAAATGAGATTTTTATGGTACAAACTTATGTAAATATAGAAAATATTAGATTTGATAATAAAATTGTTTTGCATATAGATGATTATAAAAATTTAAAGTTTGTAAAAATACCGAAATTTTCTATTCAGCTTTTGGTTGAAAATGGTATAAAACATGGATATTTAGGAAAAGAGTTGAATATTTTTATTAAATTTGACAATAATATTATAAAAGTATCAAATGATGGTAAAAAAAGTTCAAATATAAAATTTAAAACAGGTTTATCAAATCTAGAAAATAGACTTAGATTGTTAAATATTGGAGAATTGGATTTTTCTGTAGAAAAGGAAAACATGGTCTTTTGTATTATTTTAAAGGATAAAAATTGA